A part of Streptomyces sp. NBC_01235 genomic DNA contains:
- a CDS encoding sigma-70 family RNA polymerase sigma factor: protein MALLRRKARRAQEDGAVHGDDPLDAAQERRVRAVLALGGVPQADLPDGVQQVRLRLLERAAKGYEAPRDVSAWAAVVASNLAMDWHRAKRRQERLGERLASLRQHEHPSGEDTSVLSLAVARGLDDLPDAQRQVLVLRFYADLPVRSIAQELGVPEGTVKSRLHTAVRALRARLHEDEVV from the coding sequence GTGGCTTTGCTGCGCAGAAAGGCCCGCCGCGCCCAGGAAGACGGGGCCGTACACGGCGACGATCCTCTGGACGCGGCGCAGGAACGCCGGGTGCGGGCGGTGCTCGCGCTGGGCGGGGTGCCGCAGGCGGACCTGCCGGACGGGGTACAGCAGGTACGGCTGCGGCTGCTGGAGCGCGCCGCGAAGGGGTACGAGGCCCCGCGCGACGTCTCCGCGTGGGCGGCGGTCGTCGCCTCCAACCTCGCCATGGACTGGCACCGAGCCAAGCGTCGTCAGGAGCGGCTCGGCGAGCGGCTGGCCTCCCTGCGCCAGCACGAGCACCCCTCCGGCGAGGACACCAGCGTGCTCTCCCTCGCCGTCGCCCGGGGCCTGGACGACCTGCCCGACGCCCAGCGTCAGGTCCTCGTCCTGCGCTTCTACGCCGACCTGCCGGTGCGCTCGATCGCCCAGGAGCTGGGTGTTCCGGAGGGCACGGTCAAGAGCCGCCTGCACACGGCGGTACGGGCCCTGCGCGCCCGCCTGCACGAGGACGAGGTGGTGTGA
- a CDS encoding aspartate-semialdehyde dehydrogenase produces MRVGIVGATGQVGTVMRRILKERDFPVTELRLFASARSAGTSLDGVTVEDAATADYSGLDIVLFSAGGATSKALAEKVASQGAVVIDNSSAWRRDPDVPLVVSEVNPHAIANRPKGIIANPNCTTMAAMPVLKPLHAEAGLEALVVATYQAVSGSGVAGVAELHGQAQKVVADADKLAHDGEAVDFPEPQVYKRPIAFNVVPLAGSIVDDGLYETDEEQKLRNESRKILEIPGLKVSGTCVRVPVFSGHSLQVNARFARPLSVERATELLGAAEGVVLTDIPTPLQAAGKDPSYVGRIRRDETVDNGLALFVSNDNLRKGAALNAVQIAELVAAELKAV; encoded by the coding sequence GTGAGGGTCGGAATCGTCGGAGCCACCGGTCAGGTCGGCACGGTCATGCGCAGGATCCTCAAGGAGCGCGACTTCCCGGTCACCGAACTGCGCCTGTTCGCGTCGGCCCGGTCGGCGGGCACGAGCCTGGACGGCGTGACGGTGGAGGACGCGGCGACGGCCGACTACTCGGGCCTGGACATCGTCCTGTTCTCCGCGGGCGGCGCGACCTCGAAGGCGCTGGCCGAGAAGGTCGCCTCGCAGGGCGCGGTCGTGATCGACAACTCGTCGGCCTGGCGCCGGGACCCGGACGTCCCGCTGGTCGTCTCCGAGGTGAACCCGCACGCGATCGCGAACCGCCCCAAGGGCATCATCGCCAACCCGAACTGCACGACGATGGCCGCGATGCCCGTCCTGAAGCCGCTGCACGCGGAGGCCGGCCTGGAGGCGCTGGTCGTGGCGACGTACCAGGCGGTGTCCGGGTCGGGTGTCGCGGGCGTGGCGGAGCTGCACGGCCAGGCGCAGAAGGTCGTCGCCGACGCGGACAAGCTGGCCCATGACGGCGAGGCGGTGGACTTCCCCGAGCCGCAGGTCTACAAGCGCCCGATCGCCTTCAACGTGGTACCGCTCGCGGGCTCGATCGTCGACGACGGTCTGTACGAGACGGACGAGGAGCAGAAGCTCCGCAACGAGTCCCGCAAGATCCTGGAGATCCCCGGCCTCAAGGTCTCCGGCACCTGCGTCCGGGTGCCGGTCTTCTCCGGTCACTCCCTCCAGGTCAACGCCCGCTTCGCCCGCCCGCTGTCGGTGGAGCGCGCCACGGAGCTGCTGGGCGCGGCCGAGGGCGTGGTCCTCACCGACATCCCGACCCCCCTCCAGGCGGCCGGCAAGGACCCGTCCTACGTGGGCCGCATCCGCCGGGACGAGACCGTGGACAACGGCCTCGCCCTGTTCGTCTCCAACGACAACCTGCGCAAGGGCGCGGCCCTGAACGCGGTGCAGATCGCGGAGCTGGTCGCGGCGGAGCTCAAGGCCGTCTGA
- a CDS encoding DUF1203 domain-containing protein, with amino-acid sequence MTFTANDVAYAPRAIPPGVLDELRVVDDAGRRTGSFADGEGGAPLRCCLRRSAVGERIALVSYAPLRRWAAGAGVDPGAYDEQGPVFVHAGVCAGFAGDGYPFAQAHRTVRRYSAEGRILGGALVGVGGLDAAFQDAFDDPDVAFVHVRAVEYGCFLYEVRRP; translated from the coding sequence ATGACCTTCACAGCGAACGACGTGGCTTACGCGCCACGAGCCATCCCGCCCGGCGTGCTCGACGAGCTTCGGGTCGTCGATGACGCCGGACGGAGGACGGGATCATTCGCCGACGGGGAGGGCGGGGCGCCGCTGCGGTGCTGTCTGCGGCGCAGTGCGGTGGGGGAGCGGATCGCGCTCGTCTCGTACGCGCCGCTGCGTCGTTGGGCGGCCGGGGCGGGGGTCGACCCCGGGGCCTATGACGAGCAGGGGCCCGTCTTCGTCCACGCCGGCGTCTGCGCGGGGTTCGCCGGGGACGGGTACCCCTTCGCCCAGGCGCACCGCACCGTGCGGCGGTACTCCGCCGAGGGCCGCATCCTGGGCGGCGCGCTCGTCGGCGTCGGCGGGCTCGACGCGGCGTTCCAGGACGCGTTCGACGACCCGGACGTGGCGTTCGTGCACGTCCGGGCCGTCGAGTACGGCTGTTTCCTCTACGAGGTCAGACGGCCTTGA
- the pepN gene encoding aminopeptidase N: MPGTNLTREEAQQRAKLLTVDSYEIDLDLSGAQEGGTYRSVTTVRFDVAESGTESFIDLVAPTVHEVTLNGDALDPDEVFKDSRIALTGLLEGRNVLRVVADCAYTNTGEGLHRFVDPVDEQAYLYTQFEVPDARRVFASFEQPDLKATFQFTVKAPTGWTVISNSPTPEPKDDVWVFEPTPRISTYITALVVGPYHSVHSVYEKDGQSVPLGIYCRPSLAEFLDSDAIFEVTRQGFDWFQEKFDYAYPFKKYDQLFVPEFNAGAMENAGAVTIRDQYVFRSKVTDAAYEVRAATILHELAHMWFGDLVTMEWWNDLWLNESFATYAEAACQAYSPQSRWPHSWTTFANSMKTWAYRQDQLPSTHPIMAEIRDLDDVLVNFDGITYAKGASVLKQLVAYVGMDEFFKGVQAYFKRHAFGNTRLSDLLGALEETSGRDLKAWSKLWLETAGINVLRPEIETDADGVITSFAIRQEAPALPAGAKGEPTLRPHRIAVGLYDLDDDSGKLVRGVGAPPAEGWGRIELDVDGELTAVPQLVGKRRPDVVLLNDDDLSYAKVRLDEQSLAFVTEHLGDFESSLPRALCWASAWDMTRDAELPARDYLSLVLSGIGKESDIGVVQSLHRQVKLAIDLYADPSAREALLTRWTDATLAHLRSAEAGSDHQLAWARAFAATARTPEQLDLLEALLDGTQTVEGLAVDTELRWAFVERLAAVGRFDETEIAGEYERDRTAAGERHAATARAARPTPEAKAEAWASVVESDKLPNAVQEAVIGGFVQTDQRELLAPYTDTYFEVVKGIWDTRSHEIAQQVAIGLYPTVQVSQETLDKTDAWLASAEPNAALRRLVSESRSGVERALRAQAADAQ; encoded by the coding sequence GTGCCTGGCACAAACCTGACTCGCGAAGAGGCGCAGCAGCGGGCGAAGCTGCTCACCGTTGACTCGTACGAGATCGATCTCGACCTCTCCGGCGCGCAGGAAGGCGGTACCTACCGGTCCGTGACCACGGTGCGCTTCGACGTCGCCGAGAGCGGGACGGAGTCCTTCATCGACCTCGTGGCCCCGACCGTCCACGAGGTGACGCTCAACGGGGACGCGCTGGATCCGGACGAGGTCTTCAAGGACTCCCGGATCGCGCTCACGGGACTGCTCGAGGGCCGTAACGTCCTTCGTGTCGTCGCCGACTGCGCCTACACCAACACCGGCGAGGGCCTGCACCGCTTCGTCGACCCGGTCGACGAACAGGCCTACCTGTACACGCAGTTCGAGGTGCCGGACGCCCGCCGCGTGTTCGCGTCCTTCGAGCAGCCGGACCTCAAGGCGACCTTCCAGTTCACGGTGAAGGCCCCGACCGGCTGGACCGTCATCTCCAACTCCCCGACGCCGGAGCCCAAGGACGACGTCTGGGTGTTCGAGCCGACCCCGCGGATCTCCACCTACATCACCGCGCTCGTCGTCGGCCCGTACCACTCCGTCCACAGCGTGTACGAGAAGGACGGGCAGTCGGTGCCCCTCGGCATCTACTGCCGGCCCTCCCTCGCCGAGTTCCTCGACTCGGACGCGATCTTCGAGGTCACGCGGCAGGGCTTCGACTGGTTCCAGGAGAAGTTCGACTACGCGTACCCGTTCAAGAAGTACGACCAGCTGTTCGTGCCGGAGTTCAACGCGGGCGCGATGGAGAACGCGGGTGCCGTCACCATCCGGGACCAGTACGTGTTCCGGTCGAAGGTCACAGACGCCGCCTACGAGGTGCGGGCCGCCACGATCCTGCACGAGCTGGCCCACATGTGGTTCGGCGACCTGGTCACCATGGAGTGGTGGAACGACCTGTGGCTGAACGAGTCGTTCGCCACCTACGCCGAGGCCGCCTGCCAGGCCTACTCCCCGCAGTCGCGCTGGCCGCACTCGTGGACCACGTTCGCCAACTCCATGAAGACGTGGGCGTACCGGCAGGACCAGCTGCCCTCCACGCACCCGATCATGGCCGAGATCCGTGACCTGGACGACGTCCTGGTCAACTTCGACGGCATCACCTACGCCAAGGGCGCGTCCGTCCTGAAGCAGCTCGTCGCGTACGTCGGGATGGACGAGTTCTTCAAGGGCGTCCAGGCGTACTTCAAGCGTCACGCCTTCGGCAACACCCGCCTCTCCGACCTCCTCGGCGCGCTGGAGGAGACCTCCGGGCGTGACCTGAAGGCCTGGTCGAAGCTGTGGCTGGAGACGGCCGGCATCAACGTCCTGCGCCCGGAGATCGAGACCGACGCCGACGGCGTCATCACGTCCTTCGCCATCCGCCAGGAGGCCCCGGCGCTCCCCGCGGGCGCGAAGGGCGAGCCGACGCTGCGCCCGCACCGCATCGCGGTCGGCCTGTACGACCTCGACGACGACAGCGGCAAGCTGGTGCGTGGCGTGGGAGCCCCCCCGGCCGAAGGCTGGGGGAGGATCGAGCTGGACGTCGACGGCGAGCTGACGGCCGTCCCGCAGCTGGTCGGCAAGCGCCGGCCGGACGTGGTCCTGCTCAACGACGACGACCTGTCGTACGCCAAGGTCCGCCTGGACGAGCAGTCCCTCGCGTTCGTCACCGAGCACCTCGGCGACTTCGAGTCGTCCCTGCCGCGCGCCCTGTGCTGGGCGTCGGCCTGGGACATGACCCGGGACGCCGAGCTGCCCGCCCGCGACTACCTGTCCCTGGTGCTGTCCGGCATCGGCAAGGAGTCCGACATCGGCGTGGTGCAGTCGCTGCACCGCCAGGTCAAGCTCGCCATCGACCTGTACGCCGACCCGAGCGCCCGCGAGGCCCTGCTGACCCGCTGGACGGACGCCACGCTGGCCCACCTGCGGTCCGCGGAGGCGGGCAGCGACCACCAGCTGGCGTGGGCGCGGGCGTTCGCGGCCACGGCCCGCACGCCGGAGCAGCTGGACCTCCTGGAGGCCCTGCTGGACGGCACGCAGACGGTCGAGGGCCTGGCCGTCGACACCGAGCTGCGCTGGGCGTTCGTGGAGCGTCTCGCGGCGGTCGGCCGGTTCGACGAGACGGAGATCGCCGGGGAGTACGAGCGGGACAGGACGGCCGCCGGTGAGCGGCACGCGGCGACCGCCCGGGCCGCCCGGCCGACCCCGGAGGCCAAGGCGGAGGCGTGGGCGTCGGTCGTCGAGTCCGACAAGCTGCCGAACGCCGTGCAGGAGGCCGTCATCGGCGGCTTCGTCCAGACCGACCAGCGTGAGCTGCTCGCGCCCTACACGGACACGTACTTCGAGGTCGTCAAGGGCATCTGGGACACCCGTTCGCACGAGATCGCCCAGCAGGTCGCGATCGGCCTCTACCCGACGGTCCAGGTCTCCCAGGAGACCCTGGACAAGACGGACGCCTGGCTGGCCTCGGCCGAGCCGAACGCGGCCCTGCGCCGCCTCGTCTCCGAGTCCCGCTCGGGCGTGGAGCGCGCGCTGCGGGCCCAGGCGGCGGACGCTCAGTAG